In one window of Tenacibaculum mesophilum DNA:
- a CDS encoding GreA/GreB family elongation factor: MKHGSLVLEKKEYVYIKSLLNVSAHTEESKVQTSLGKFAEELKTAKILDEEQMFDDVIRLNTVVTIASGDVWEKTIQIVRPTEKDLKTNKVSILTPIGIALFGYALNDVVHWDLPGGKKEVKILKVVQEKKNESFSTLI, translated from the coding sequence ATGAAACACGGAAGTTTAGTTTTAGAGAAAAAAGAGTATGTGTACATTAAGAGTTTACTTAATGTTTCAGCGCATACTGAAGAAAGTAAAGTACAAACATCATTAGGCAAGTTTGCTGAGGAGTTAAAAACAGCAAAAATTTTAGATGAAGAACAAATGTTTGATGATGTCATACGCTTAAATACTGTTGTGACTATAGCTTCTGGAGATGTTTGGGAAAAAACTATTCAGATTGTAAGACCAACTGAAAAGGATTTGAAAACCAACAAGGTTTCTATTTTAACGCCAATAGGTATAGCTTTATTTGGTTATGCTCTAAATGATGTAGTTCATTGGGATTTACCAGGAGGGAAGAAAGAAGTTAAAATTTTAAAAGTAGTTCAAGAAAAAAAGAACGAAAGTTTCAGCACCTTAATTTAA